One stretch of Gambusia affinis linkage group LG05, SWU_Gaff_1.0, whole genome shotgun sequence DNA includes these proteins:
- the tmem147 gene encoding transmembrane protein 147 gives MTLFHFGNCFALAYFPYFITYKCSGLSEYNAFWRCVQAGATYLFVQLCKMLFLATFFPTWEGGAGAYDFVGEFMKSTVDLADLLGLHLVMSRNAGKGEYKIMVAAMGWATAELVMSRFLPLWVGARGIEFDWKYIQMSFDSNISLVHYIAMAAVVWMFTRYDLPKTFRLPVTVLLALCVYKAFLIELFVHVFMLGSWTVLLVKAVLTGAVALCSLFLFVTLVHSN, from the exons ATGACACTTTTTCACTTTGGAAACTGCTTTGCCCTGGCTTATTTCCCTTACTTCATCACATACAAATGCAGCGGCCT CTCGGAGTACAATGCTTTCTGGAGATGCGTCCAGGCAGGAGCAACGTACCTGTTTGTCCAACTTTGCAAA atGCTGTTTCTCGCTACATTTTTCCCAACCTGGGAAGGAGGAGCCGGTGCTTATGACTTTGTAGGG GAGTTCATGAAGTCCACAGTGGACCTGGCTGACCTGCTGGGTCTCCACCTGGTGATGTCTCGTAATGCTGGGAAGGGAGAGTATAAGATCATGGTCGCTGCCATGGGCTGGGCGACGGCAGAGCTCGTGATGTCGAG GTTTCTTCCCCTGTGGGTTGGCGCCAGAGGAATCGAGTTTGATTGGAAGTACATCCAGATGAGCTTTGACTCAAACATTAGTTTG GTCCATTACATCGCCATGGCAGCTGTTGTGTGGATGTTCACTCGATACGACCTGCCTAAGACCTTCAGGCTGCCTGTTACTGTGCTGCTGGCTCTGTGTGTCTACAAAGCCTTTTTAATAGA GTTGTTTGTCCATGTCTTCATGCTGGGCAGCTGGACGGTGTTGCTGGTGAAAGCCGTCCTGACTGGCGCCGTCGCTCTCTGCTCACTTTTCCTGTTTGTCACTCTGGTTCACAGCAActga
- the LOC122831064 gene encoding macrophage mannose receptor 1-like → MERNGCSALALLLLLSVVAWTEAEVEKTIFFPSQKLTWEKARQYCQKHHIDLVTWDTVDPNLLTTWLLEEGFINVWIGLHRDPEESLVWRWINVKTGIGLTGDDVSRSRNWGLAQAIGASCGSYNSLTKTWESSLCSLEKPFVCYADNLVVVTENKTWEDALNHCREMTNKSFKFDLLSVTNSSDYGYVSDRLYRATTDEVWTGLRFLGGEWWWSDGESLDHQEMLPDCPSQWQHCGTVSKNNTTNWTRRDCSERRNFICSYE, encoded by the exons ATGGAGAGGAACGGCTGCTCTGCGCTCgcgcttctcctcctccttagCGTTGTGGCCTGGACGGAAGCCGAGgttgaaaaaactattttctttccttctcagAAGCTGACATGGGAGAAAGCAAGACAGTACTGCCAGAAGCACCATATAGACTTGGTCACCTGGGACACGGTGGACCCAAACCTGCTGACGACGTGGCTGCTGGAAGAAGGCTTCATTAATGTCTGGATTGGTTTACACAGGGATCCTGAGGAGTCATTGGTCTGGAGGTGGATCAATGTGAA aaCTGGTATAGGCTTGACTGGTGATGACGTCTCTCGCAGCAGGAACTGGGGTTTGGCCCAGGCAATCGGCGCCAGCTGTGGCTCCTACAACAGCCTCACCAAAACGTGGGAAAGCTCCCTCTGCTCTTTGGAGAAGCCCTTCGTCTGCTACGCTGACAACCTGGTTGTAGTGACTGAGAACAAAACATGGGAGGATGCTCTGAATCACTGCAGGGAAATGACAAACAAGTCCTTCAAATTCGACCTCCTGAGCGTCACCAACTCGTCTGACTACGGCTACGTCAGCGATCGGCTCTACAGAGCCACCACCGACGAG GTTTGGACAGGACTGCGTTTCCTGGGAGGGGAGTGGTGGTGGTCCGACGGAGAGTCGTTGGACCACCAGGAGATGCTGCCGGACTGTCCGAGCCAGTGGCAACACTGTGGGACCGTCTCCAAGAATAACACAACTAACTGGACCCGCAGGGACTGCTCAGAAAGAAGAAACTTCATCTGCTCTTATGAATAA
- the gapdhs gene encoding glyceraldehyde-3-phosphate dehydrogenase 2: MSDLCVGINGFGRIGRLVLRACLQKGIRVVAINDPFIDLQYMVYMFKYDSTHGRYHGEVSHDGGKLYVDGKAISVFQCMKPAEIPWGSSGAKYVVESTGVFLSLEKANAHIQGGAERVVVSAPSPDAPMFVMGVNENKYDPSSMTIVSNASCTTNCLAPLAKVIHDNFGIEEALMTTVHAYTATQKTVDGPSAKAWRDGRGAHQNIIPASTGAAKAVGKVIPDLNGKLTGMAFRVPVADVSVVDLTCRLSKSASYAEIKEAVKKAAHGPMKGVLGYTEDQVVSSDFIGDTHSSIFDAGAGISLNDNFVKLISWYDNEYGYSNRVADLLLYMYSKE, translated from the exons ATGTCAGACCTCTGTGTTGGAATCAATGG CTTCGGTCGCATTGGCCGCCTGGTCCTGAGGGCATGCCTCCAGAAGGGCATCAGAGTCGTAGCCATCAACGACCCCTTCATCGACCTGCAGTACATG GTCTACATGTTCAAGTACGACTCCACCCACGGTCGTTACCATGGCGAGGTCTCCCATGATGGTGGCAAGCTCTACGTTGATGGGAAAGCCATCTCTGTTTTCCAGTG TATGAAGCCTGCTGAGATCCCCTGGGGCAGCTCCGGCGCCAAATACGTCGTCGAGTCTACTGGAGTCTTCCTCAGCCTGGAGAAGGCCAAC GCTCACATCCAGGGGGGAGCAGAGCGTGTGGTCGTGTCCGCCCCCTCACCTGACGCCCCCATGTTTGTCATGGGAGTTAACGAGAACAAATACGACCCGTCCTCCATGACCATCGTCAG TAATGCCTCCTGCACCACCAACTGCCTGGCTCCCCTGGCCAAAGTCATCCACGATAACTTTGGCATCGAGGAGGCTCTCATG ACCACAGTCCACGCATACACAGCCACCCAGAAGACAGTGGACGGCCCCAGCGCCAAGGCCTGGCGTGACGGCCGCGGCGCCCACCAGAACATCATTCCAGCTTCCACCGGCGCTGCCAAGGCTGTGGGCAAAGTCATTCCTGACCTCAACGG CAAGCTGACAGGAATGGCTTTCAGGGTGCCAGTGGCGGACGTGTCCGTTGTGGACCTGACCTGCCGTCTGTCCAAGTCCGCATCCTACGCCGAGATCAAGGAGGCCGTCAAGAAGGCCGCACACGGACCCATGAAGGGAGTGCTGGGCTACACTGAAGACCAG GTTGTGTCCTCTGACTTCATTGGAGACACCCACTCCTCCATCTTCGATGCTGGCGCCGGCATCTCCCTGAACGACAACTTTGTCAAACTCATTTCCTG gtATGACAATGAGTACGGCTACAGCAACCGTGTTGCCGACCTGCTGCTGTACATGTACTCCAAGGAGTAG
- the LOC122831535 gene encoding macrophage mannose receptor 1-like: MGRNGRPELMLLLLFNAALQMETTLQKTIYFFSQQLTWTEARKFCQTNHIDMITWDIIDPDLLTTWLKDEQLTEVWIGLHKDPEQQSVWRWINVKTGEGLTGEDVSESSFWGNQKQNHYSCGSYNSSNKKWASVLCSDTLPFVCYDDNLVLSTENKAWEEALDHCREMSSASYQYDLLSVASPTDFSYVRDRIYRATSEEVWTGLRFLGGEWWWSDGETLDQQEMLPDCPSQWQHCGTVSKNNTANWTSRDCSERKNFICSYVKLQK; the protein is encoded by the exons ATGGGGAGGAACGGCCGTCCTGAGTTGATGCTGCTGCTCCTTTTTAACGCTGCGCTTCAGATGGAAACCACGCTCCAAAAaaccatttactttttttctcagcagcTGACATGGACCGAAGCAAGAAAGTTCTGCCAGACGAACCACATAGACATGATTACTTGGGACATAATAGACCCGGACCTGCTGACTACGTGGCTGAAGGATGAACAACTGACTGAAGTCTGGATTGGTTTGCATAAGGATCCTGAGCAACAGTCAGTCTGGAGGTGGATCAATGTGAA aaccGGTGAAGGTTTGACAGGAGAGGATGTTTCAGAGAGCAGTTTCTGGggcaatcaaaaacaaaaccactacAGCTGTGGCTCTTATAatagttcaaataaaaagtgGGCCAGCGTTCTTTGCTCTGACACTCTTCCATTTGTCTGCTATGACGACAATCTGGTGCTGTCCACTGAGAACAAGGCTTGGGAGGAAGCCCTGGATCACTGCAGGGAAATGTCATCCGCCTCCTATCAGTACGACCTCCTGAGCGTCGCAAGCCCAACTGACTTTAGTTACGTCAGAGACCGGATCTACAGAGCCACCAGTGAAGAG GTTTGGACAGGACTGCGTTTCCTGGGAGGGGAGTGGTGGTGGTCCGACGGAGAGACGTTGGACCAACAGGAGATGCTGCCGGACTGTCCGAGCCAGTGGCAACACTGTGGGACCGTCTCCAAGAATAACACAGCAAACTGGACCAGCAGAGActgttctgaaagaaaaaacttcatCTGCAGTTATgtaaaactacagaaataa
- the LOC122831550 gene encoding sialoadhesin-like isoform X1, with amino-acid sequence MWFRVSIEGHREFAHHTDPNQISPSYRGRTRYTGGSYSSCSVQIRGVKLGDAGQYHFRFETDQPLGRWTSPDTITLDVTARLSCQNIKDSQNGQQGFWCLAGDEILIIQEPKQSTRINS; translated from the exons ATGTGGTTCCGTGTTTCTATTGAGGGTCACAGGGAGTTTGCTCACCACACCGACCCCAATCAGATCAGCCCGTCTTACCGCGGGCGCACGCG CTACACCGGGGGAAGCTATTCCAGCTGCTCGGTTCAGATTCGGGGTGTGAAGCTGGGCGATGCGGGCCAGTACCACTTCAGGTTTGAGACAGACCAACCGCTGGGGAGATGGACCTCACCTGACACCATTACTCTGGATGTAACAG CTCGACTCTCCTGTCAAAACATCAAGGACTCTCAAAACGGACAGCAAGGTTTCTGGTGCCTGGCTGGAGACGAGATTCTGATTATTCAAGAGCCAAAGCAAAGTACCAGAATAAATAGTTAG
- the LOC122831550 gene encoding sialoadhesin-like isoform X2, translated as MWFRVSIEGHREFAHHTDPNQISPSYRGRTRYTGGSYSSCSVQIRGVKLGDAGQYHFRFETDQPLGRWTSPDTITLDVTGLSKRTARFLVPGWRRDSDYSRAKAKYQNK; from the exons ATGTGGTTCCGTGTTTCTATTGAGGGTCACAGGGAGTTTGCTCACCACACCGACCCCAATCAGATCAGCCCGTCTTACCGCGGGCGCACGCG CTACACCGGGGGAAGCTATTCCAGCTGCTCGGTTCAGATTCGGGGTGTGAAGCTGGGCGATGCGGGCCAGTACCACTTCAGGTTTGAGACAGACCAACCGCTGGGGAGATGGACCTCACCTGACACCATTACTCTGGATGTAACAG GACTCTCAAAACGGACAGCAAGGTTTCTGGTGCCTGGCTGGAGACGAGATTCTGATTATTCAAGAGCCAAAGCAAAGTACCAGAATAAATAG
- the LOC122831533 gene encoding sulfotransferase 2B1-like, translating to MPSSEELYREYRGLLLPRETHSAESLKFAQEFTLKDDDVLVVTYPKSGTIWMQEILPLVLSGGDLTPVQTVVNWDRVPFLETTRLAQVVDKLASPRALVTHFPYSFMLPSFHTSKAKVVYVMRNPKDVLVSSYYFHQMAAFLEDPGTFDEFMEKFLDGRVFFGKWTDHLKSWKNAELGDRILFITYEEMVQDLAASIRRISDFLRRDLSEEVIQKIAEHCSFQSMKANSMSNFSLCPKKYMDIDKFPFLRKGITGDWKNHFNSEQLARFKSVITKELEGENFSLPWSLD from the exons ATGCCGTCTTCCGAGGAGCTTTACCGGGAGTACCGGGGACTTCTGCTTCCCAGAGAGACTCACTCTGCAGAGAGTTTGAAGTTTGCGCAGGAATTCACTCTGAAAGATGATGATGTTCTCGTGGTTACGTACCCGAAGTCAG GGACGATCTGGATGCAGGAGATCCTCCCGCTGGTGCTTAGTGGTGGAGACCTGACTCCCGTCCAAACGGTGGTGAACTGGGACCGGGTACCGTTTCTGGAGACAACGAGGCTGGCGCAGGTGGTTGATAAGCTGGCGTCGCCACGTGCGCTCGTCACACATTTTCCCTACAGCTTCATGCTGCCTTCCTTCCACACGTCCAAAGCCAAA GTAGTCTATGTCATGAGGAACCCAAAAGACGTCCTGGTGTCTTCATATTACTTCCACCAGATGGCCGCCTTCCTGGAGGATCCAGGGACTTTTGATGAGTTCATGGAAAAATTCCTGGATGGTAGAG ttttctttggGAAATGGACAGACCATTTGAAGAGCTGGAAAAATGCAGAGCTAGGAGACAGGATACTTTTCATCACTTATGAGGAAATGGTTCAg GACCTGGCCGCGTCCATCAGGCGCATTTCTGACTTCTTGCGCAGGGATCTGAGTGAAGAAGTCATTCAGAAGATAGCGGAGCATTGCTCTTTCCAGAGCATGAAGGCCAACAGCATGTCCAACTTCAGCCTCTGCCCAAAGAAGTACATGGACATCGACAAGTTTCCTTTCCTGAGGAAAG GAATCACAGGAGACTGGAAAAACCACTTCAACTCAGAGCAACTGGCCCgat ttaagtcTGTGATCACTAAAGAGTTGGAGGGAGAGAACTTCTCTCTGCCGTGGAGCTTGGATTGA